A genomic window from Gymnodinialimonas ceratoperidinii includes:
- a CDS encoding IclR family transcriptional regulator, giving the protein MDGEQSRDTIPTNLRLLMVLEEVARIGVPVTPTEVNATLELPKPTIHRLFATLEEEGFLQRDMDGRTYSPGPRMRVLATSTLSSLRIRTARQAILRRLSREIGETCNIALPDRESMLYLERVETEWPLRIQLPQGTRVPFHATASGKMYLSSLAQSHLQRYLNATNLTEHTENTITDADTLIAELEEVRRNGYALDREEFMSDMIALAVPIMETNGRLMATLSFHAPTQRFDIDRAITCLEALQEASEELSKLIGSEAEA; this is encoded by the coding sequence ATGGACGGAGAACAATCTCGCGACACGATACCGACGAACCTCCGGCTCCTGATGGTGCTGGAGGAGGTCGCGCGGATTGGTGTGCCGGTGACGCCGACCGAGGTGAATGCCACGCTGGAGTTGCCCAAGCCCACGATCCATCGGCTTTTCGCCACGCTGGAGGAGGAGGGTTTCCTGCAGCGCGACATGGACGGGCGGACCTATTCGCCCGGCCCCCGGATGCGCGTGCTGGCCACGTCGACGCTGTCATCGCTTCGCATCCGCACGGCGCGTCAGGCGATCCTGCGGCGGTTGAGCCGCGAGATCGGAGAGACCTGCAACATCGCCCTGCCGGACCGCGAGTCGATGCTGTATCTGGAACGGGTCGAGACCGAATGGCCCCTGCGCATCCAGCTTCCCCAAGGCACCCGCGTGCCGTTTCACGCGACGGCTTCGGGGAAGATGTACCTAAGCTCCCTCGCGCAGTCCCACCTCCAGCGCTACCTCAACGCGACCAACCTGACCGAACACACCGAGAACACGATCACCGATGCCGACACGTTGATCGCGGAACTGGAAGAGGTGCGCCGCAATGGCTACGCGCTGGACCGCGAGGAGTTCATGTCGGACATGATCGCCCTCGCTGTGCCGATCATGGAGACCAACGGCCGCTTGATGGCCACGCTGTCGTTCCATGCGCCCACGCAACGCTTCGATATCGACCGCGCGATCACCTGTCTCGAAGCGCTGCAGGAAGCCTCGGAGGAACTGTCCAAGCTGATCGGCTCCGAAGCCGAGGCGTAG
- a CDS encoding TRAP transporter small permease, whose translation MGEIFTGIGEIFAAFADGDSWMISEALGEPGAWILGLMVMLIGGFAILMVYRHVPFIERHLESYVMVISYLTIGGIIFFGVIQRFVPGMLGLDFSNTPQWLRPWAWTTSLPPFLFLVMTWVGCAYNVKLRTHLSFSEFRANMGRGPQMALLSLDALLWIGFSWVVVVTGARVVANAASNFQIVPATDGLMQWWFIMAVPLSFIFLVARVMENWIDDYANYRSGAPMIEQAVIGGD comes from the coding sequence GACGGCGACAGCTGGATGATCAGCGAGGCATTGGGAGAGCCCGGGGCATGGATCCTTGGGCTCATGGTGATGTTGATCGGCGGCTTCGCCATCCTGATGGTCTACCGCCATGTGCCTTTCATCGAGCGGCATCTCGAATCCTACGTGATGGTGATTTCCTATCTTACTATCGGCGGGATCATCTTCTTCGGGGTGATCCAGCGCTTCGTGCCGGGCATGTTGGGTCTGGATTTCTCGAACACGCCGCAGTGGCTCCGGCCCTGGGCTTGGACCACCTCCCTGCCGCCGTTTTTGTTCCTCGTGATGACCTGGGTGGGCTGCGCCTATAACGTGAAGCTGCGCACGCACCTGTCGTTCAGCGAGTTCCGCGCCAACATGGGACGCGGGCCGCAGATGGCGCTGTTGTCGCTGGATGCGCTTTTGTGGATCGGCTTCTCCTGGGTCGTCGTGGTCACCGGCGCGCGCGTCGTGGCCAATGCGGCCTCCAACTTCCAGATCGTGCCCGCCACCGACGGGCTGATGCAGTGGTGGTTCATCATGGCCGTGCCGCTGTCGTTCATCTTCCTCGTCGCGCGGGTCATGGAAAACTGGATCGACGACTATGCCAACTATCGATCCGGTGCGCCGATGATCGAGCAAGCCGTGATCGGAGGCGACTGA
- a CDS encoding TRAP transporter large permease, producing the protein MSDGTLITLLSLGVTALFMLGVPVFLVIGYWVVGMSFVLGLPIDNIAAALSRVFTDGFALLAMPLFILTGDLINRSGIARRLTDYAYACLGWIRGGLAMAALGACGLFAAISGSNSATTATIGSMLHPEMVKGGYDERFSAATAAAGGTVGIIIPPSIIFIVYGFLMNLPIGDLFIAGILPGALMVLAMMIACFLVCFRNKWGYIINFDIIRVLKTGVGAWLGFFAIGLVLWGIYTGKFSPTEAAGVTVGFCVIVGFLCLAITKIVDRTHPGFAEREERPVDERGFGGMLVVNGFGPLELPSITMRSAQITGILAPLIAVSVVMQQILSVMGAQEFLTAFVTSMGGYYAVLFTAMVIVFISGMVLESLPVTIILAPILAPIAHDIGVEPVQFAVIFLVGASIGFITPPYGLNLYVASGVTGVPYFKLLRYTWPYLIALISIWIIVALVPPLSTMLLPDL; encoded by the coding sequence ATGTCTGACGGAACTCTCATCACCCTGCTGTCGTTGGGCGTCACGGCGCTTTTCATGCTTGGCGTGCCGGTCTTTCTGGTCATCGGCTATTGGGTCGTCGGCATGTCCTTCGTGCTCGGACTGCCGATCGACAATATCGCCGCCGCGCTCAGCCGCGTGTTCACCGACGGCTTCGCGCTTCTCGCGATGCCTCTGTTCATCCTCACCGGCGACCTGATCAACCGTTCGGGCATTGCCCGAAGGCTGACCGATTACGCCTACGCCTGCCTCGGCTGGATCCGGGGTGGCCTTGCGATGGCGGCCCTTGGCGCCTGCGGCTTGTTCGCCGCGATCTCGGGCTCCAACTCGGCCACCACGGCGACGATCGGCTCGATGCTGCATCCGGAAATGGTGAAGGGCGGCTACGACGAGCGCTTTTCGGCGGCCACCGCCGCGGCCGGCGGTACGGTCGGTATCATCATTCCGCCCTCGATCATCTTCATCGTCTACGGCTTCCTGATGAACCTGCCGATCGGTGATCTCTTCATCGCCGGCATCCTACCCGGCGCGCTGATGGTCTTGGCCATGATGATCGCCTGTTTCCTTGTCTGCTTCCGCAACAAGTGGGGCTACATCATCAACTTCGACATCATCCGGGTCCTGAAAACCGGCGTCGGCGCATGGCTCGGCTTCTTTGCCATCGGCCTCGTGCTCTGGGGCATCTACACCGGCAAGTTCTCTCCGACCGAGGCGGCGGGCGTCACCGTGGGCTTCTGCGTGATCGTGGGCTTCCTCTGCCTTGCGATCACCAAGATCGTCGACCGGACCCATCCGGGCTTCGCCGAGCGCGAGGAACGCCCGGTCGATGAGCGTGGCTTTGGCGGCATGTTAGTGGTGAACGGTTTCGGCCCGTTGGAGCTGCCTTCGATCACCATGCGTTCGGCCCAGATCACCGGCATCCTCGCGCCGCTGATCGCGGTTTCGGTGGTGATGCAGCAAATCCTCTCGGTGATGGGCGCGCAGGAATTCCTGACCGCTTTCGTGACCTCGATGGGAGGCTATTACGCCGTTTTGTTCACGGCGATGGTGATCGTCTTCATCTCGGGCATGGTGCTGGAAAGCCTTCCGGTAACCATCATCCTTGCGCCGATCCTCGCCCCCATCGCCCATGATATCGGGGTGGAACCCGTGCAGTTCGCGGTGATCTTCCTTGTCGGCGCATCCATCGGTTTCATCACGCCACCCTACGGCCTGAACCTCTACGTTGCGTCGGGCGTGACAGGGGTGCCGTACTTCAAACTGTTGCGGTATACGTGGCCCTACTTGATCGCACTGATCTCGATCTGGATCATCGTGGCATTGGTGCCTCCACTCTCCACCATGCTGTTGCCTGATCTCTAG